One Manihot esculenta cultivar AM560-2 chromosome 6, M.esculenta_v8, whole genome shotgun sequence DNA segment encodes these proteins:
- the LOC110618059 gene encoding ATP-dependent zinc metalloprotease FTSH 12, chloroplastic isoform X3 — MNLAVPHKQNPLLCPSTIIVQTSQRPVLLQFPPRSKSRISQQTSIFRIYSSANPNGSDGLSWPSLTRAFRLGSERFLLKLRESVKRETGFHLEGVNVKMGEFAELVKDQAKKGEAELNRFRAELLPEFLKWNRWERWKDLKNWEPKRVGVLVLYVFVMMFSCQRMYIAIRAPYLDRERRELTEAYMEALIPEPSPINIRRFKKSMWRNLMPKGLKMKKFVEGPDGTLVCDSAYVGEDAWDDDPLPPQESVKQVIDKDVRLNPEEKKELKEDLGISDAIQESKGTWRERLHAWKGILRNDKLAEELDASNAKYVVEFNMKEVENSLRKDVVDKVTDTQGARALWISKRWWRYRPKLPYTYFLEKLDCSEVAAVVFTEDLKRLYVTMKEGFPLEYVVDIPLDPYLFEIISSSGVEVDLLQKQQIHYILKVVIALLPGLLILWLIRESVMLLHATSNSFLYKKYNQLFDMVYAENLIVPVGDGGETKSMYKEVVLGGDVWDLLDEIMIYMGNPMQYYEKGVKFVRGVLLSGPPGTGKTLFARTLAKESGLPFVFASGAEFTDSEKSGAARINEMFSIARRNAPCFVFVDEVDAIAGRHARKDPRRRATFEALIAQLDGEKEKTGVDRFSLRQAVIFICATNRPDELDLEFVRLGRIDRRLYIGLPDAKQRVQIFSVHSAGKQLANDVDFGKLVFRTVGFSGADIRNLVNEAAIMSVRKGHSRIYQEDIVDVLDKQLLEGMGVLLTEEEQQKCEESVSFEKKRLLAVHEAGHILLAHLFPQFDWHAFSQLLPGGKETAISVFYPREDMIDQGYTTFGYMKMQLVVAHGGRCAEQLVFGDDITDGGGDDLEKITKIAREMVISPQNARLGLTALTKRVGLMDRPDNPEGGLIKFKWDDPYVIPANMTLEVSELFTRELTRLGGKKENF, encoded by the exons ATGAACCTTGCAGTCCCTCACAAACAGAATCCACTTCTCTGCCCTTCAACAATAATAGTTCAAACCAGTCAACGTCCTGTTTTGTTACAGTTTCCGCCAAGAAGCAAAAGCAGAATTTCCCAGCAAACATCCATTTTTCGAATCTATTCCTCTGCAAATCCAAATGGGTCTGATGGGTTGTCTTGGCCTAGTTTGACTCGGGCGTTTCGGCTGGGCTCTGAGCGGTTTTTGCTCAAACTCCGCGAGTCAGTGAAGAGGGAAACTGGGTTTCATTTGGAAGGGGTCAATGTGAAGATGGGTGAATTTGCGGAGCTTGTTAAGGATCAAGCCAAGAAGGGTGAGGCTGAGTTGAATCGCTTTAGGGCGGAATTGTTGCCAGAGTTTCTCAAATGGAACAGGTGGGAGCGTTGGAAG GACCTAAAGAATTGGGAGCCTAAACGAGTTGGTGTATTGGTTCTCTATGTTTTTGTTATGATGTTTTCTTGTCAAAGAATGTATATTGCTATTCGAGCTCCTTACCTGGATAGAGAAAGAAGAGAATTGACAGAGGCTTATATGGAGGCATTGATTCCTGAGCCATCTCCTATTAATATTAGAAG GTTTAAGAAGAGTATGTGGAGGAATTTAATGCCTAAAGGCTTGAAAATGAAGAAGTTTGTTGAAGGGCCTGATGGAACACTGGTTTGCGATTCTGCCTATGTTGGAGAAGATGCATGGGATGATGACCCATTGCCCCCTCAGGAGAGCGTGAAACAGGTTATTGACAAGGATGTGAGATTAAAtccagaagaaaagaaagaattgaaagaagatTTGGGCATCTCAG ATGCAATTCAAGAAAGTAAAGGAACTTGGCGTGAAAGGCTTCATGCGTGGAAAGGAATACTAAGAAATGATAAGTTAGCTGAGGAATTAGATGCATCAAATGCCAAATATGTCGTTGAATTTAACATGAAAGAGGTTGAAAATAGTCTTCGTAAGGATGTGGTGGACAAGGTCACAGACACACAGGGAGCTAGGGCCTTATGGATATCTAAGAGATGGTGGCGTTATCGTCCCAAACTTCCATATACTTATTTTCTTGAAAAGCTTGATTGCTCAGAG GTTGCTGCTGTTGTCTTTACGGAGGATCTGAAAAGGCTATATGTGACGATGAAAGAAGGTTTTCCACTAGAATATGTT GTTGATATTCCCCTTGATCCATACTTATTTGAGATAATCTCAAGTTCTGGAGTTGAAGTAGATCTCCTTCAAAAGCAGCAAATCCATTACATTTTGAAAGTTGTGATTGCATTGTTGCCTGGATTACTGATACTGTGGCTTATAAGGGAGTCTGTTATGTTATTACACGCCACTTCTAATTCTTTTCTTTACAAAAAGTACAATCAACTTTTTGATATGGTATATGCAGAAAATCTTATCGTG CCAGTTGGAGATGGTGGTGAAACAAAATCAATGTATAAGGAAGTGGTACTTGGAGGTGATGTCTGGGATCTTCTTGATGAAATAATGATTTATATGGGCAATCCCATGCAATACTATGAAAAAGGGGTGAAGTTTGTCCGG GGTGTTCTTCTCTCGGGACCCCCTGGAACAGGGAAGACACTCTTTGCTCGGACACTTGCGAAGGAAAGTGGATTGCCTTTTGTTTTTGCCTCTGGTGCAGAGTTCACAGATAGTGAAAAAAGCGGTGCAGCAAGGATCAATGAGATGTTCTCCATTGCTAGAAGAAAT GCTCCTTGTTTTGTCTTTGTGGATGAGGTTGATGCTATTGCTGGAAGGCATGCAAGGAAGGACCCACGAAGAAGGGCAACATTTGAAGCTTTGATTGCACAGCTTGATGGGGA GAAGGAGAAAACGGGTGTAGATCGGTTTTCACTTAGACAAGCTGTGATATTCATTTGTGCCACCAATAGACCAGATGAATTGGACTTGGAATTTGTTCGTCTTGGACGCATCGATCGTCGATTGTACATTGGCTTGCCTGACGCAAAGCAGAGAGTGCAAATTTTTAGTGTGCATAGTGCAGGAAAGCAACTTGCCAATGATGTAGACTTtggaaag CTTGTCTTTCGTACTGTTGGCTTCTCTGGAGCAGATATTCGGAATCTTGTCAATGAAGCTGCAATCATGTCT GTAAGGAAAGGGCATTCCAGAATCTACCAGGAAGACATTGTTGATGTTTTAGATAAACAATTGCTTGAGGGCATGGGTGTACTTCTTACAGAGGAAGAACAGCAGAAATGTGAAGAAAGT GTGTCATTCGAAAAGAAGAGACTTTTGGCTGTACATGAAGCTGGTCACATATTATTGGCTCACTTGTTTCCACAATTTGATTGGCATGCATTTTCTCAGCTCTTGCCTGGTGGCAAG GAAACTGCAATATCTGTTTTCTATCCAAGAGAAGATATGATAGACCAAGGCTATACAACCTTTGGCTACATGAAGATGCAATTGGTGGTAGCTCACGGTGGACGTTGTGCTGAACAGCTTGTATTTGGTGATGACATTACCGATGGAGGTGGTGACGATCTTGAAAAGATAACAAAG ATTGCTAGAGAGATGGTTATCAGCCCTCAAAATGCAAGGTTGGGCCTGACTGCTCTAACAAAAAGAGTTGGACTCATGGATCGACCAGATAACCCAGAAGGCGGGTTGATAAAGTTTAAG TGGGATGATCCTTACGTGATTCCTGCAAACATGACACTTGAAGTATCCGAGCTATTTACTCGAGAGTTGACAAGG TTGGGAGGGAAAAAAGAGAACTTTTAG
- the LOC110618059 gene encoding ATP-dependent zinc metalloprotease FTSH 12, chloroplastic isoform X7, with amino-acid sequence MMFSCQRMYIAIRAPYLDRERRELTEAYMEALIPEPSPINIRRFKKSMWRNLMPKGLKMKKFVEGPDGTLVCDSAYVGEDAWDDDPLPPQESVKQVIDKDVRLNPEEKKELKEDLGISDAIQESKGTWRERLHAWKGILRNDKLAEELDASNAKYVVEFNMKEVENSLRKDVVDKVTDTQGARALWISKRWWRYRPKLPYTYFLEKLDCSEVAAVVFTEDLKRLYVTMKEGFPLEYVVDIPLDPYLFEIISSSGVEVDLLQKQQIHYILKVVIALLPGLLILWLIRESVMLLHATSNSFLYKKYNQLFDMVYAENLIVPVGDGGETKSMYKEVVLGGDVWDLLDEIMIYMGNPMQYYEKGVKFVRGVLLSGPPGTGKTLFARTLAKESGLPFVFASGAEFTDSEKSGAARINEMFSIARRNAPCFVFVDEVDAIAGRHARKDPRRRATFEALIAQLDGEKEKTGVDRFSLRQAVIFICATNRPDELDLEFVRLGRIDRRLYIGLPDAKQRVQIFSVHSAGKQLANDVDFGKLVFRTVGFSGADIRNLVNEAAIMSVRKGHSRIYQEDIVDVLDKQLLEGMGVLLTEEEQQKCEESVSFEKKRLLAVHEAGHILLAHLFPQFDWHAFSQLLPGGKETAISVFYPREDMIDQGYTTFGYMKMQLVVAHGGRCAEQLVFGDDITDGGGDDLEKITKIAREMVISPQNARLGLTALTKRVGLMDRPDNPEGGLIKFKWDDPYVIPANMTLEVSELFTRELTRYIKETEELAMKGLSDNIHILDVITKALLEKSRITGLEVEEIMKELSPLMFEDFVKPFQINLKEEGPLPHNDKLRYQPLDVSPAPLHRS; translated from the exons ATGATGTTTTCTTGTCAAAGAATGTATATTGCTATTCGAGCTCCTTACCTGGATAGAGAAAGAAGAGAATTGACAGAGGCTTATATGGAGGCATTGATTCCTGAGCCATCTCCTATTAATATTAGAAG GTTTAAGAAGAGTATGTGGAGGAATTTAATGCCTAAAGGCTTGAAAATGAAGAAGTTTGTTGAAGGGCCTGATGGAACACTGGTTTGCGATTCTGCCTATGTTGGAGAAGATGCATGGGATGATGACCCATTGCCCCCTCAGGAGAGCGTGAAACAGGTTATTGACAAGGATGTGAGATTAAAtccagaagaaaagaaagaattgaaagaagatTTGGGCATCTCAG ATGCAATTCAAGAAAGTAAAGGAACTTGGCGTGAAAGGCTTCATGCGTGGAAAGGAATACTAAGAAATGATAAGTTAGCTGAGGAATTAGATGCATCAAATGCCAAATATGTCGTTGAATTTAACATGAAAGAGGTTGAAAATAGTCTTCGTAAGGATGTGGTGGACAAGGTCACAGACACACAGGGAGCTAGGGCCTTATGGATATCTAAGAGATGGTGGCGTTATCGTCCCAAACTTCCATATACTTATTTTCTTGAAAAGCTTGATTGCTCAGAG GTTGCTGCTGTTGTCTTTACGGAGGATCTGAAAAGGCTATATGTGACGATGAAAGAAGGTTTTCCACTAGAATATGTT GTTGATATTCCCCTTGATCCATACTTATTTGAGATAATCTCAAGTTCTGGAGTTGAAGTAGATCTCCTTCAAAAGCAGCAAATCCATTACATTTTGAAAGTTGTGATTGCATTGTTGCCTGGATTACTGATACTGTGGCTTATAAGGGAGTCTGTTATGTTATTACACGCCACTTCTAATTCTTTTCTTTACAAAAAGTACAATCAACTTTTTGATATGGTATATGCAGAAAATCTTATCGTG CCAGTTGGAGATGGTGGTGAAACAAAATCAATGTATAAGGAAGTGGTACTTGGAGGTGATGTCTGGGATCTTCTTGATGAAATAATGATTTATATGGGCAATCCCATGCAATACTATGAAAAAGGGGTGAAGTTTGTCCGG GGTGTTCTTCTCTCGGGACCCCCTGGAACAGGGAAGACACTCTTTGCTCGGACACTTGCGAAGGAAAGTGGATTGCCTTTTGTTTTTGCCTCTGGTGCAGAGTTCACAGATAGTGAAAAAAGCGGTGCAGCAAGGATCAATGAGATGTTCTCCATTGCTAGAAGAAAT GCTCCTTGTTTTGTCTTTGTGGATGAGGTTGATGCTATTGCTGGAAGGCATGCAAGGAAGGACCCACGAAGAAGGGCAACATTTGAAGCTTTGATTGCACAGCTTGATGGGGA GAAGGAGAAAACGGGTGTAGATCGGTTTTCACTTAGACAAGCTGTGATATTCATTTGTGCCACCAATAGACCAGATGAATTGGACTTGGAATTTGTTCGTCTTGGACGCATCGATCGTCGATTGTACATTGGCTTGCCTGACGCAAAGCAGAGAGTGCAAATTTTTAGTGTGCATAGTGCAGGAAAGCAACTTGCCAATGATGTAGACTTtggaaag CTTGTCTTTCGTACTGTTGGCTTCTCTGGAGCAGATATTCGGAATCTTGTCAATGAAGCTGCAATCATGTCT GTAAGGAAAGGGCATTCCAGAATCTACCAGGAAGACATTGTTGATGTTTTAGATAAACAATTGCTTGAGGGCATGGGTGTACTTCTTACAGAGGAAGAACAGCAGAAATGTGAAGAAAGT GTGTCATTCGAAAAGAAGAGACTTTTGGCTGTACATGAAGCTGGTCACATATTATTGGCTCACTTGTTTCCACAATTTGATTGGCATGCATTTTCTCAGCTCTTGCCTGGTGGCAAG GAAACTGCAATATCTGTTTTCTATCCAAGAGAAGATATGATAGACCAAGGCTATACAACCTTTGGCTACATGAAGATGCAATTGGTGGTAGCTCACGGTGGACGTTGTGCTGAACAGCTTGTATTTGGTGATGACATTACCGATGGAGGTGGTGACGATCTTGAAAAGATAACAAAG ATTGCTAGAGAGATGGTTATCAGCCCTCAAAATGCAAGGTTGGGCCTGACTGCTCTAACAAAAAGAGTTGGACTCATGGATCGACCAGATAACCCAGAAGGCGGGTTGATAAAGTTTAAG TGGGATGATCCTTACGTGATTCCTGCAAACATGACACTTGAAGTATCCGAGCTATTTACTCGAGAGTTGACAAGG TATATCAAAGAGACAGAAGAACTTGCAATGAAAGGACTGAGCGACAACATACACATACTGGATGTGATTACGAAGGCGCTGTTGGAGAAATCAAGAATAACTGGATTG gaagttGAGGAGATAATGAAGGAGCTTTCTCCATTGATGTTTGAAGATTTTGTGAAGCCTTTCCAGATAAACTTGAAAGAG GAGGGTCCATTGCCTCACAATGACAAGTTGCGATATCAACCATTGGATGTATCTCCGGCCCCACTCCATCGATCTTGA
- the LOC110618059 gene encoding ATP-dependent zinc metalloprotease FTSH 12, chloroplastic isoform X5: MNLAVPHKQNPLLCPSTIIVQTSQRPVLLQFPPRSKSRISQQTSIFRIYSSANPNGSDGLSWPSLTRAFRLGSERFLLKLRESVKRETGFHLEGVNVKMGEFAELVKDQAKKGEAELNRFRAELLPEFLKWNRWERWKDLKNWEPKRVGVLVLYVFVMMFSCQRMYIAIRAPYLDRERRELTEAYMEALIPEPSPINIRRFKKSMWRNLMPKGLKMKKFVEGPDGTLVCDSAYVGEDAWDDDPLPPQESVKQVIDKDVRLNPEEKKELKEDLGISDAIQESKGTWRERLHAWKGILRNDKLAEELDASNAKYVVEFNMKEVENSLRKDVVDKVTDTQGARALWISKRWWRYRPKLPYTYFLEKLDCSEVAAVVFTEDLKRLYVTMKEGFPLEYVVDIPLDPYLFEIISSSGVEVDLLQKQQIHYILKVVIALLPGLLILWLIRESVMLLHATSNSFLYKKYNQLFDMVYAENLIVPVGDGGETKSMYKEVVLGGDVWDLLDEIMIYMGNPMQYYEKGVKFVRGVLLSGPPGTGKTLFARTLAKESGLPFVFASGAEFTDSEKSGAARINEMFSIARRNAPCFVFVDEVDAIAGRHARKDPRRRATFEALIAQLDGEKEKTGVDRFSLRQAVIFICATNRPDELDLEFVRLGRIDRRLYIGLPDAKQRVQIFSVHSAGKQLANDVDFGKLVFRTVGFSGADIRNLVNEAAIMSVRKGHSRIYQEDIVDVLDKQLLEGMGVLLTEEEQQKCEESVSFEKKRLLAVHEAGHILLAHLFPQFDWHAFSQLLPGGKETAISVFYPREDMIDQGYTTFGYMKMQLVVAHGGRCAEQLVFGDDITDGGGDDLEKITKIAREMVISPQNARLGLTALTKRVGLMDRPDNPEGGLIKFKWDDPYVIPANMTLEVSELFTRELTR; encoded by the exons ATGAACCTTGCAGTCCCTCACAAACAGAATCCACTTCTCTGCCCTTCAACAATAATAGTTCAAACCAGTCAACGTCCTGTTTTGTTACAGTTTCCGCCAAGAAGCAAAAGCAGAATTTCCCAGCAAACATCCATTTTTCGAATCTATTCCTCTGCAAATCCAAATGGGTCTGATGGGTTGTCTTGGCCTAGTTTGACTCGGGCGTTTCGGCTGGGCTCTGAGCGGTTTTTGCTCAAACTCCGCGAGTCAGTGAAGAGGGAAACTGGGTTTCATTTGGAAGGGGTCAATGTGAAGATGGGTGAATTTGCGGAGCTTGTTAAGGATCAAGCCAAGAAGGGTGAGGCTGAGTTGAATCGCTTTAGGGCGGAATTGTTGCCAGAGTTTCTCAAATGGAACAGGTGGGAGCGTTGGAAG GACCTAAAGAATTGGGAGCCTAAACGAGTTGGTGTATTGGTTCTCTATGTTTTTGTTATGATGTTTTCTTGTCAAAGAATGTATATTGCTATTCGAGCTCCTTACCTGGATAGAGAAAGAAGAGAATTGACAGAGGCTTATATGGAGGCATTGATTCCTGAGCCATCTCCTATTAATATTAGAAG GTTTAAGAAGAGTATGTGGAGGAATTTAATGCCTAAAGGCTTGAAAATGAAGAAGTTTGTTGAAGGGCCTGATGGAACACTGGTTTGCGATTCTGCCTATGTTGGAGAAGATGCATGGGATGATGACCCATTGCCCCCTCAGGAGAGCGTGAAACAGGTTATTGACAAGGATGTGAGATTAAAtccagaagaaaagaaagaattgaaagaagatTTGGGCATCTCAG ATGCAATTCAAGAAAGTAAAGGAACTTGGCGTGAAAGGCTTCATGCGTGGAAAGGAATACTAAGAAATGATAAGTTAGCTGAGGAATTAGATGCATCAAATGCCAAATATGTCGTTGAATTTAACATGAAAGAGGTTGAAAATAGTCTTCGTAAGGATGTGGTGGACAAGGTCACAGACACACAGGGAGCTAGGGCCTTATGGATATCTAAGAGATGGTGGCGTTATCGTCCCAAACTTCCATATACTTATTTTCTTGAAAAGCTTGATTGCTCAGAG GTTGCTGCTGTTGTCTTTACGGAGGATCTGAAAAGGCTATATGTGACGATGAAAGAAGGTTTTCCACTAGAATATGTT GTTGATATTCCCCTTGATCCATACTTATTTGAGATAATCTCAAGTTCTGGAGTTGAAGTAGATCTCCTTCAAAAGCAGCAAATCCATTACATTTTGAAAGTTGTGATTGCATTGTTGCCTGGATTACTGATACTGTGGCTTATAAGGGAGTCTGTTATGTTATTACACGCCACTTCTAATTCTTTTCTTTACAAAAAGTACAATCAACTTTTTGATATGGTATATGCAGAAAATCTTATCGTG CCAGTTGGAGATGGTGGTGAAACAAAATCAATGTATAAGGAAGTGGTACTTGGAGGTGATGTCTGGGATCTTCTTGATGAAATAATGATTTATATGGGCAATCCCATGCAATACTATGAAAAAGGGGTGAAGTTTGTCCGG GGTGTTCTTCTCTCGGGACCCCCTGGAACAGGGAAGACACTCTTTGCTCGGACACTTGCGAAGGAAAGTGGATTGCCTTTTGTTTTTGCCTCTGGTGCAGAGTTCACAGATAGTGAAAAAAGCGGTGCAGCAAGGATCAATGAGATGTTCTCCATTGCTAGAAGAAAT GCTCCTTGTTTTGTCTTTGTGGATGAGGTTGATGCTATTGCTGGAAGGCATGCAAGGAAGGACCCACGAAGAAGGGCAACATTTGAAGCTTTGATTGCACAGCTTGATGGGGA GAAGGAGAAAACGGGTGTAGATCGGTTTTCACTTAGACAAGCTGTGATATTCATTTGTGCCACCAATAGACCAGATGAATTGGACTTGGAATTTGTTCGTCTTGGACGCATCGATCGTCGATTGTACATTGGCTTGCCTGACGCAAAGCAGAGAGTGCAAATTTTTAGTGTGCATAGTGCAGGAAAGCAACTTGCCAATGATGTAGACTTtggaaag CTTGTCTTTCGTACTGTTGGCTTCTCTGGAGCAGATATTCGGAATCTTGTCAATGAAGCTGCAATCATGTCT GTAAGGAAAGGGCATTCCAGAATCTACCAGGAAGACATTGTTGATGTTTTAGATAAACAATTGCTTGAGGGCATGGGTGTACTTCTTACAGAGGAAGAACAGCAGAAATGTGAAGAAAGT GTGTCATTCGAAAAGAAGAGACTTTTGGCTGTACATGAAGCTGGTCACATATTATTGGCTCACTTGTTTCCACAATTTGATTGGCATGCATTTTCTCAGCTCTTGCCTGGTGGCAAG GAAACTGCAATATCTGTTTTCTATCCAAGAGAAGATATGATAGACCAAGGCTATACAACCTTTGGCTACATGAAGATGCAATTGGTGGTAGCTCACGGTGGACGTTGTGCTGAACAGCTTGTATTTGGTGATGACATTACCGATGGAGGTGGTGACGATCTTGAAAAGATAACAAAG ATTGCTAGAGAGATGGTTATCAGCCCTCAAAATGCAAGGTTGGGCCTGACTGCTCTAACAAAAAGAGTTGGACTCATGGATCGACCAGATAACCCAGAAGGCGGGTTGATAAAGTTTAAG TGGGATGATCCTTACGTGATTCCTGCAAACATGACACTTGAAGTATCCGAGCTATTTACTCGAGAGTTGACAAGG TGA
- the LOC110618059 gene encoding ATP-dependent zinc metalloprotease FTSH 12, chloroplastic isoform X6, with protein MEQDLKNWEPKRVGVLVLYVFVMMFSCQRMYIAIRAPYLDRERRELTEAYMEALIPEPSPINIRRFKKSMWRNLMPKGLKMKKFVEGPDGTLVCDSAYVGEDAWDDDPLPPQESVKQVIDKDVRLNPEEKKELKEDLGISDAIQESKGTWRERLHAWKGILRNDKLAEELDASNAKYVVEFNMKEVENSLRKDVVDKVTDTQGARALWISKRWWRYRPKLPYTYFLEKLDCSEVAAVVFTEDLKRLYVTMKEGFPLEYVVDIPLDPYLFEIISSSGVEVDLLQKQQIHYILKVVIALLPGLLILWLIRESVMLLHATSNSFLYKKYNQLFDMVYAENLIVPVGDGGETKSMYKEVVLGGDVWDLLDEIMIYMGNPMQYYEKGVKFVRGVLLSGPPGTGKTLFARTLAKESGLPFVFASGAEFTDSEKSGAARINEMFSIARRNAPCFVFVDEVDAIAGRHARKDPRRRATFEALIAQLDGEKEKTGVDRFSLRQAVIFICATNRPDELDLEFVRLGRIDRRLYIGLPDAKQRVQIFSVHSAGKQLANDVDFGKLVFRTVGFSGADIRNLVNEAAIMSVRKGHSRIYQEDIVDVLDKQLLEGMGVLLTEEEQQKCEESVSFEKKRLLAVHEAGHILLAHLFPQFDWHAFSQLLPGGKETAISVFYPREDMIDQGYTTFGYMKMQLVVAHGGRCAEQLVFGDDITDGGGDDLEKITKIAREMVISPQNARLGLTALTKRVGLMDRPDNPEGGLIKFKWDDPYVIPANMTLEVSELFTRELTRYIKETEELAMKGLSDNIHILDVITKALLEKSRITGLEVEEIMKELSPLMFEDFVKPFQINLKEEGPLPHNDKLRYQPLDVSPAPLHRS; from the exons ATGGAACAG GACCTAAAGAATTGGGAGCCTAAACGAGTTGGTGTATTGGTTCTCTATGTTTTTGTTATGATGTTTTCTTGTCAAAGAATGTATATTGCTATTCGAGCTCCTTACCTGGATAGAGAAAGAAGAGAATTGACAGAGGCTTATATGGAGGCATTGATTCCTGAGCCATCTCCTATTAATATTAGAAG GTTTAAGAAGAGTATGTGGAGGAATTTAATGCCTAAAGGCTTGAAAATGAAGAAGTTTGTTGAAGGGCCTGATGGAACACTGGTTTGCGATTCTGCCTATGTTGGAGAAGATGCATGGGATGATGACCCATTGCCCCCTCAGGAGAGCGTGAAACAGGTTATTGACAAGGATGTGAGATTAAAtccagaagaaaagaaagaattgaaagaagatTTGGGCATCTCAG ATGCAATTCAAGAAAGTAAAGGAACTTGGCGTGAAAGGCTTCATGCGTGGAAAGGAATACTAAGAAATGATAAGTTAGCTGAGGAATTAGATGCATCAAATGCCAAATATGTCGTTGAATTTAACATGAAAGAGGTTGAAAATAGTCTTCGTAAGGATGTGGTGGACAAGGTCACAGACACACAGGGAGCTAGGGCCTTATGGATATCTAAGAGATGGTGGCGTTATCGTCCCAAACTTCCATATACTTATTTTCTTGAAAAGCTTGATTGCTCAGAG GTTGCTGCTGTTGTCTTTACGGAGGATCTGAAAAGGCTATATGTGACGATGAAAGAAGGTTTTCCACTAGAATATGTT GTTGATATTCCCCTTGATCCATACTTATTTGAGATAATCTCAAGTTCTGGAGTTGAAGTAGATCTCCTTCAAAAGCAGCAAATCCATTACATTTTGAAAGTTGTGATTGCATTGTTGCCTGGATTACTGATACTGTGGCTTATAAGGGAGTCTGTTATGTTATTACACGCCACTTCTAATTCTTTTCTTTACAAAAAGTACAATCAACTTTTTGATATGGTATATGCAGAAAATCTTATCGTG CCAGTTGGAGATGGTGGTGAAACAAAATCAATGTATAAGGAAGTGGTACTTGGAGGTGATGTCTGGGATCTTCTTGATGAAATAATGATTTATATGGGCAATCCCATGCAATACTATGAAAAAGGGGTGAAGTTTGTCCGG GGTGTTCTTCTCTCGGGACCCCCTGGAACAGGGAAGACACTCTTTGCTCGGACACTTGCGAAGGAAAGTGGATTGCCTTTTGTTTTTGCCTCTGGTGCAGAGTTCACAGATAGTGAAAAAAGCGGTGCAGCAAGGATCAATGAGATGTTCTCCATTGCTAGAAGAAAT GCTCCTTGTTTTGTCTTTGTGGATGAGGTTGATGCTATTGCTGGAAGGCATGCAAGGAAGGACCCACGAAGAAGGGCAACATTTGAAGCTTTGATTGCACAGCTTGATGGGGA GAAGGAGAAAACGGGTGTAGATCGGTTTTCACTTAGACAAGCTGTGATATTCATTTGTGCCACCAATAGACCAGATGAATTGGACTTGGAATTTGTTCGTCTTGGACGCATCGATCGTCGATTGTACATTGGCTTGCCTGACGCAAAGCAGAGAGTGCAAATTTTTAGTGTGCATAGTGCAGGAAAGCAACTTGCCAATGATGTAGACTTtggaaag CTTGTCTTTCGTACTGTTGGCTTCTCTGGAGCAGATATTCGGAATCTTGTCAATGAAGCTGCAATCATGTCT GTAAGGAAAGGGCATTCCAGAATCTACCAGGAAGACATTGTTGATGTTTTAGATAAACAATTGCTTGAGGGCATGGGTGTACTTCTTACAGAGGAAGAACAGCAGAAATGTGAAGAAAGT GTGTCATTCGAAAAGAAGAGACTTTTGGCTGTACATGAAGCTGGTCACATATTATTGGCTCACTTGTTTCCACAATTTGATTGGCATGCATTTTCTCAGCTCTTGCCTGGTGGCAAG GAAACTGCAATATCTGTTTTCTATCCAAGAGAAGATATGATAGACCAAGGCTATACAACCTTTGGCTACATGAAGATGCAATTGGTGGTAGCTCACGGTGGACGTTGTGCTGAACAGCTTGTATTTGGTGATGACATTACCGATGGAGGTGGTGACGATCTTGAAAAGATAACAAAG ATTGCTAGAGAGATGGTTATCAGCCCTCAAAATGCAAGGTTGGGCCTGACTGCTCTAACAAAAAGAGTTGGACTCATGGATCGACCAGATAACCCAGAAGGCGGGTTGATAAAGTTTAAG TGGGATGATCCTTACGTGATTCCTGCAAACATGACACTTGAAGTATCCGAGCTATTTACTCGAGAGTTGACAAGG TATATCAAAGAGACAGAAGAACTTGCAATGAAAGGACTGAGCGACAACATACACATACTGGATGTGATTACGAAGGCGCTGTTGGAGAAATCAAGAATAACTGGATTG gaagttGAGGAGATAATGAAGGAGCTTTCTCCATTGATGTTTGAAGATTTTGTGAAGCCTTTCCAGATAAACTTGAAAGAG GAGGGTCCATTGCCTCACAATGACAAGTTGCGATATCAACCATTGGATGTATCTCCGGCCCCACTCCATCGATCTTGA